TGAGGTTCGAAATGAAGGGACCACCGAAGAAGTTCGCCCCCGGGCGGATCTCCGTGCCGTTGAAGTTCACCGTCCCGCGCGTCGGGGCGCTGCCGCCGAGACCATCCACCGTCAGCATGCCGCCATTCAGGTTCACCATCGCATCGTCCCGATTCAGCTGGATATTCCGCGCGGTCGCAGTGCCGCCATCCAGCGTGAAGATTCCCCAGCCATTGCGGCCCACCACGATCTGCCCGTCGTCGAGCATCAAGGTGCCTCCGGTCTGCACATAGCTGCCGCCGGCACCTCCGTCGCCCACCCACATCGGCCCGTTGACGAGATGGAAATCCCCGGAGCCCATCGAAATCAGGCCGGTATTCCCGTTGCCGATCACCACCGCTCCATCCGCAGCCTGCCCGCTTACATTCACGGTGCCACCATTGATCAGCATCTTGGAAGTCGTCGTCGCGTCGCCATCACGCCCCACCGAGATGAAACGGAAGCCACTGAAGGAAAGGCTCCCTGAGTTCACCTCCACGCGTGAACCCTTCGAGACGTAGGTGCGGGTGTTCGCCACGGTCGCGGTGAAGTTCGCGCTGCCACCATTGACCAGCAGCGCATCGTCACCGCTCTGCTTGCCGATGTGTACCGCGAAGTTGTTGTTCGCGGTTTGCGATCCGGAGGTGACGACATTGAGCGAGCCGCCGCCGATCTCATAGGTCCCCGAGGAGGTCCCGCCATCCGACATGAACCAGCCGCGGTCGATGCTCGAATTCACGACGCCACCGGTCTGGACAATGGAAGCCGGCTGGTTGATCGAGACGATGAAGTAATTACCCGTTTGGCTCAGCGTGCCGCCGTTCACCTGAAAGTCTCCGGTGCCGCCGCTACCATTCAGGAAGCGACCGTTCTGGATCGTCAGCGAGGCGTCGCCGGACAGTGTGGAAAGCGCGGCGCGGTCCAAGTTGCCATTCCGCACGGCAGTTCCGGTGCTCATCTCAATCGCTTCGGTGGTGGCAGGAACCGTGCTCGGATTCCAGTTCAGCGCATCGTTGTAGTCGGTGCTATTCGCCCCGGTCCATAGCGTGGCACCTTGAGCGGAAAGAACGAGGGAGGAGGCCAGAAAGGCGCGATGAAGGACGTAACGGTTCATAGAGGTTCGTGTGGTCAACGGGGCGGCAAAAAGCCCCTCGAACCCCGTTCTCTCAACGCCCGCTTTGAAACGCTTTCGCCTTTAAAATCAATTGCTTTGGGTGAACGTCTTCACCCCCTCGAAGGTTGTTGACGTTATCGTCACGGAGAAATCCGACGCCATTCCGATCTATTGATTTCAATGAAAATATAATATAACCATTGCATATTGCAGTTAGATTATAATCCCGGTTGCCTTCCACAGCCGGAGTGCCGGAAGCTCGTCCCGTATGCACGCGCTCTCCGCTTCGTTCTTCCTCCAAATGGCCGTGATCCTCGTGGTCTGCCGCTTGGTAGGCCTCCTGGCGAAAAAAGTCGGTCAACCGCAAGTAGTCGGGGAGATGATCGCGGGCGTCCTGATCGGCCCCTCGCTGCTCGGGTATTTTTGGCCGGATCTCATGTCGGCGATTTTCACGAAGGAATCCCGCGGCATCCTCTACGCCGGGGCACAGCTCGGGGTGGGACTCTACATGTTCCTCGTGGGCCTTGAGTTCAATACTTCCCACTTCCGCTCGCGTGCTCGCAGCGCGGCCTGCGTTTCCGTCGCCGGAATGCTCGTTCCTTTCATCCTCGGTGCGCTGCTCGTCCTATGGCTGCAACACGTCCCCGGCATCTTCTCTCCGAAGGTCCGCTACTTTGAAGGAGCTCTCTTCCTCGGCGCGGCAATCGCGATCACCGCCTTCCCGATGCTCGCCCGCATCATTTCAGAGCGCGGCCTTTCCGGAACTTCCCTTGGGACCCTTGCCCTCGCTGCAGGTGCCATCGATGACGCCGCTGCATGGTGCGTGCTGGCCGTGGTGCTCGCCACCTTCGGCGCTTCGCAGCCGCTGGTTGTCGGCGGCATGACCATCGGCGCGGAAGTGGTCGCCATCGGCGGTGCCGCACTTTACGGCATCGTCGCCCTCACGGTCGGACGCAAGTGGCTCGCCGGACTTGGCCGCCGGGCAGAGAAAGCCGGCGAAGTCAGCCAGCCGATGATGGCCCTGGTGCTCGCACTCTTCTGCCTCGCTGCATGGTACGCCGACATCATTGGCGTCCACGCCGTCTTCGGTGGCTTCATCCTCGGCATCGCAATGCCCCGTGGCGTCTTCGCGGACGACATCCGGAAGAAGATCGAGCCCTTCGCCGTGGTCTTCTTGCTTCCCATGTTCTTCACCTTCTCCGGCCTGAACACGAAGCTGAACGTGCTGATGCAGCCGAATCTCATCCTCGTGGCCGTGGCCATCCTGCTCGCCTCCGTGCTCGGCAAGGGCGTGGCCTGCTGGGCCGCCGCCCGCCTCAATGGGGAAGACAATGCCACCTCCCTCGCCGTCGGCACCCTGATGAACGCCCGCGGCCTCATGGAGCTCATCATCATCAATATCGGCCTCCAGCGCGGCATCATTGGCGAGGCCCTGTTCTCCATCCTGGTCGTGATGGCCATCGTCACCACCCTCATGACCTCCCCGGTCTTCGAACTCGTCTACGGTCGGAAGAAAAGGGAAGTAGCAATACCCGCCGATGCGGCCGGAGCCTGAGGCGAACACCGACAAAAGCACCGCCCGTCGCGGTGCTTTCTCGTTTCAGTCTGCAGGATCAAGTTCCAAGATCATCATGCGCTGGGGCCCCTTCTCGTTCGGAAGAACATGAAGCAAAGCAGCAGAGCTCCTCGGAATCAGCCTCTCGGCTGTCGGAGTTCCTCTGGCATCCGTGCCCCTGAAGCCGGTTCTCATGGGGCGAAACTTCACATTGGCGGAGGAAGCATCGCCTAGAAACTCGGCCGAAAACGAAAGCTCCTTCACCTCGTCCCAAGGGACGCGGAACTCCCCGCTCGGAATGACCACCTCGGGCAGCTCGATGACCGGCGTCTTGCTGGTTTCCTTCATCTTCATCGCCGTCTCCCTCAGGATCGAAACCACTGCCGGCGAAATGCTCCCGTCCCCGAAACTTGCCCGGGCATCGTCATTTACTTCAATCAAGGAACCCCGGACTTTCAAATTCCCCTTGATCGCGGGTAACAGCTCGTATCCGGCGGCCTCGAAATCCGGGACTTCCACCCCGATCACATCGACCGGGGTCACCGTGATGAAAACCACACCATGATGCCCGGGCATCACTTCCCCTAGGGAAATCGCCATCGTATCTCCAGGTGCCAGGCTCCCCGTGGCCGCACCCTTCCGGTGGACCAACTTGTCCCAAGCGACCTCGATGTTCACTTCATCCTCGAGCCGCTCGGTCCCTTTCTCCCAAGCGGCCACATCCAGCGCAAAGTGCTCTCCCGGAACGAAGCCGTAGCCGATCCGTGCCTCCACCCGGAGCTTCTGTCCTTCCAGTTGTGATTCCAAGCGGTAGCTCCATCCCGCGAACCCTTCGGGTCGTTCCCCGGGGTTCTTGGCGTCGGGCTGCCATGGCGGTTTCGCGGGATTTTCCCGCACCACTTCGATCATCGTCGCCTCGCCGGCCCGCATGGTGACCACCGGTGGTGTCATCAGCATCGCTCCCTTCTCTTGGGCTGCCTCCCTCATCAGCAATTGCATTTCGGCATCCGTGCGAACCGAAGCGTTGGCTGCCAGTTCGTCCGTTGTGACCAGAACCTTCATCCTCACCTTCACCTGAACGATCTTTTCCAATCCGCCTTCTGCTTGGTTTGGTTCATCCTCCGCAAATGCCATCCCGCCGGACGGGCTGTCCTGCACCACGCCGAACTCCCCCGCTCCAGATAAAGTCGAAAGGTCACTACCGACCCGCACCCCCGAGATAAGCAGCGCGACCCCTAACAGGCCACAACACGCCGAGAGGAGGACCCCCTTTTCAAATGGCGTCCCGCTGCCCGGCGTGGCTTCGAGGATCGTGACAATTCTCGCCCTCAGCGCTTTCAGCCTCTGCTTGCGAACCATGGTGACTGCCAGTGGATTTCGGGAAGTCTGCCGGGACGCCATCGCGATCAGAAACTCGCCATAGGTCGACCGGTCCTCATCATTCTCCGCCGCCGAAAGATCGCAGATGAATTCACGCGTGATCTTCCATCGCGCGATCAGGAGATGCACCACCGGATTCCACCAATGAATCGCACGGATCAATTCAAGGATCATGGTCCAACGTGAATCCCCACCACGCCAGTGGCGCAGTTCGTGTCGCAAAGCCCACCGAAGCTCCCGCTCTTTATCCTGCTCCAGCAGATAAGCCGGCACCACGATCAGGGGACGGAAGAATCCGGCCACGCAAGGACTCCCGCTTCCGGATGAAGTGCGGAAAGAGTCGCGCGATGGAACGTCCCCAAGGTTCTCGGAAAGCCTGCACCACGCCTCTTCATCCATCGGATGAAGGGAACGTCGCCAACTCACGATGCGCAGGGAAGCGATGCCCAGACCAAGTAGCAGCACGCCTCCACCCGCCGCCCAGCCATAGGCCAAAAGAGCATCCGGACTCGGCAAAGCCATTGGCTTCTTAGCTTTCACCGCCACGGCCGACTCTTGGACCCGCGCCGCCGGGATGCGGATCACCGTCCATTGTGGCAAGGCTGCGGGAGAGACTGACACTCGGTCCGACTTACTCCTCTCGGCCGTTTTCTCACCTGTTCTCCATGCGGAGAACCAAGGAAGAATCGCAATCGCAAGCAGTCCCGACAAGGCCGCCACTGCGACCCGCTGCGGCTTCCGCATGAAAAGGATGGCCGCGAACACCAGGATCGAAAGACCCGTCGCATGCAGCGCGACATTGAACAAATAATGCTCCGGGAAGTTCACGCCTTGCCTCCCTTCCGGTGATCTTTGATCAGGTCGTTCAGCTCCTTGATCTCCGCATCGCTCAAGCCTCCCTCTTCCACCAGACAGCGCACCAGCGAAAGCCCCGACCCGCCAAAGAGCCGCTCCTTCAGCTCCGAGAGGATCTTTCCACGACCACGCTTCTCCGGTACTGCCGCGCTGTAGTGGCGCACCTTTTCCCCGTCCTCATGCCTCAGCCAGCCCTTCGCCTCCAGCCGCGTGAGCTGCGTCTGCAAAGTGTTCCGGCTAATCGGCTCGGCACGCTCGGCATTGACTAACTCCAGCAGCGCCGCCACCGGCACAGGCTGCTTCTGCCAGATCAAGTCCATGAGCGCCTGCTCGGCGGCGGAGAGTGCGGGAAGCGATTTCATGATCGTCAAACCACACTGACGACAAATGTCGTCACCCGTCCATCCAAAAATGACGACATTTGTCGTCACGCAAGGAAGACTCCAACAAGGCGGCCGGGAGATAGCCTGGGATAGCCACACAACACACCCCCTTCTAGAGCCCCAACGGGACGGACGGCAGATAGCCTAGGATAGCCGCGCAACACACCCCTTCTAGAGTCCCAATGGGGCGGTCGGCAGATAGCCCAGGACAACCGCACAACACGCCCTCTTCCAGAGCCCCAACGGGGCGGTCGGCAGATAGCCCAGGGTAACCGCACAACACGCCCTCTTCTAGAGCCCCAACGGGGCGGTCGGCAGATAGCCCAGGGTAACCGCACAACACGCCCTCTTCCAGAGCCCCAACGGGACGGTCGGCAGATAGCCCAGGGTAACCGCACAACACGCCCTCTTCTAGAGCCCCAACGGGACGGTCGGCAGATAGCCCAGGACAACCGCACAACACGCCCTCTTCTAGAGCCCCAACGGGGCGGTCGGGAGATAGCCCAGGACAACCGCACAACACGCCCTCTTCTAGAGCCCCAACGGGGCGGTCGGGAGATAGCCCAGGGTAAGCGCGCAGCGCGCAACCCTGGGTCTTCACGACCAGGGTACTGCTCCCTGAAGGGGAGCCGGGAGGCCCCTAAGTTCCTTCATCTCCATTAAAGCCGACCTTGGCAGTAGAAACCCACCCTCGCATCTGCGAATCTCTTGGCAAACATGTTCCCCGTCCACGCACCCATCCTCTCCTGTTCGCCCCCGCGAAGCGCGCTTCGTTTGATGATTGGCAGATTGATGATTGGTGATTTCTCCCTCCGCCCGCCTGTTAATTTCCCTGATATAACAGGCGGAACAGGTGGCAAATTTCAAAGCCTCGGAATCCCACCCCCTCCCGAATCGTGACAGCCACAGAAACATTCCCGCTTTACCCGCGTTCCCTCCCCATGCTCCGGCCGCTTCTCCTGGCAAGTCTCGCTTTCATCCTCCCCGCAGCGGCCCAATTCCACCGGGACGATCCCTATCCGCGCATCCACGACCCCTCCACCGTTGTGGACGATGCCGGAAGCACTTTGATGCTCTGCACCGGCCACGGCGTGCCGCTGCTCAAGCGGGAGGCCGATGGCCGATGGAAGCGCGAAGGTCTGCTCTTCTCCGACTATCCGGCGTGGCACAAGAAAGAGATCCCCGAAAACCGAGGTCACCTCTGGGCCCCGGACATCATCCGCATCGGCAGCCAATGGTTCGTCTACTACTCGGTCTCCAGCTTCGGCTCGAACGAATCCGCCATCGGCCTGGCGACCAACAAGACCCTCGATCCCGCCTCCAAGGACTACGCCTGGAAAGACGAAGGCATGATCATCCGCTCCCGCGGCTCGAATCACTACAATGCGATCGACCCGGCGCTCATCATGGATGATGGCCGCCTCTGGATGAGCTTCGGCTCCTTCTGGGAAGGCACCCAGCTCATCGAGCTCGATCCGAAGACCGGCCTTCGCAAGAACGCTGGCCAGCAGCCGATCCGGCTCGCCACTCATCAGGAGATCGAAGCCCCCTTCATCCACAAGCACGGCGACGACTATTACCTCTTCGTGAATTGGGGAAAATGCTGCAAGGGCGTGGACAGCACCTACGAGATCCGCATTGGCAGGAGCAAGCAGATCACCGGTCCTTATCTCGACAAGGAGGGCGTGGACCTCAAGGACGGCGGCGGCGCGCCGTTTCTCGCCACCGAAGGCAAGTTCATCGGCCCCGGCCACGCGTCCATCTACAAGGAAAAGGGCCGGGAGATGCTCGTGCACCACTACTACGACAAGGACCGCAACGGCAGATCCGACCTCCGCATGCTTCCCCTCGAATGGAAGGACGGCTGGCCGCTCATCGCGAGATAGAACCGTAGAACGGAACTACCACCTCCATCCCAAACCAATCGTGAACCCCAAGGCATCGATCCCCGGATTCGGATCCGTCTGCCCGCCGTTCGAATGATGGATGAAGTACGCCCCGCCTAATACCGAGAGGTTGTTCGAGATCTCCTGCCTCATCCCGAGCTGTGAGAACCAGTTCAAGGTGAAATCCTGCCCCTGTCCCTCCGGCTCACCCGTCGAGTTCGTCCAACCGACCCCGCCCCCGATCGAAAAGAACAAGGAGGTCTTCTGGTTCGGAAACCAATACTCGATCGAAGGCGCGCCCGAGATCCCGAAGTAGTAGTCCTCAGGACCCTCCACGATCGACTCCGTCAGCAACGACACCCGGCTTCGCACCACCAGCCGCGAACCATCATCGCCCGCGAACCAATTCAATACCGTGGGACTGCGCAGCGTGAACTGCGTCGGGGCAATCTCATAGTCGATCGCGGTATTGTTCCCGATGTTCCAGAGATAACCGGATTCCAAAGTGAGTTCCCAGGCATCAGCCGGATGGGCGGCATCATTCGCAAGGGCCAGCGAGGCAGTGGCAAGAAGGAGAGCAATCGGTTTCATGGGGCGGTCTTTTTTCTCAAGGAAGGTCATCTTCATCCCCCGGTACCGGCGGGATGAAATCCTCACGCTGCAAGAGGCGCTTGATGTCGAGATCGTCGAGCAGATCCTCCGGCGTGCGGATCACCGTCGAGGCATACGGGGCGATCCGGTCGAGCTCCGCCACCGCGCAGTGAACCATCGAGGTCACGATGTCCGCATCATAGAGCTCCCGGTCGAAGAGGTTGGTGATCCGGAAGACCAGCCGCTGGCGATCGAGGTCGTATTCGAAGCCTCCGAGGTTGAGCGTCTTGTTCGCCCGGGCGAGCAACTCCAACAGGTAAGGCTGGTGCTCCTCGCTCACCGGCAGCGGCATCTCGCCCATCACTGCCAGCGCATTCATCGGAATGTAGGCCTGCACGACCATCTCGATCCGGG
This portion of the Luteolibacter luteus genome encodes:
- a CDS encoding acyloxyacyl hydrolase translates to MKPIALLLATASLALANDAAHPADAWELTLESGYLWNIGNNTAIDYEIAPTQFTLRSPTVLNWFAGDDGSRLVVRSRVSLLTESIVEGPEDYYFGISGAPSIEYWFPNQKTSLFFSIGGGVGWTNSTGEPEGQGQDFTLNWFSQLGMRQEISNNLSVLGGAYFIHHSNGGQTDPNPGIDALGFTIGLGWRW
- a CDS encoding arabinan endo-1,5-alpha-L-arabinosidase, which translates into the protein MLRPLLLASLAFILPAAAQFHRDDPYPRIHDPSTVVDDAGSTLMLCTGHGVPLLKREADGRWKREGLLFSDYPAWHKKEIPENRGHLWAPDIIRIGSQWFVYYSVSSFGSNESAIGLATNKTLDPASKDYAWKDEGMIIRSRGSNHYNAIDPALIMDDGRLWMSFGSFWEGTQLIELDPKTGLRKNAGQQPIRLATHQEIEAPFIHKHGDDYYLFVNWGKCCKGVDSTYEIRIGRSKQITGPYLDKEGVDLKDGGGAPFLATEGKFIGPGHASIYKEKGREMLVHHYYDKDRNGRSDLRMLPLEWKDGWPLIAR
- a CDS encoding BlaI/MecI/CopY family transcriptional regulator, producing MKSLPALSAAEQALMDLIWQKQPVPVAALLELVNAERAEPISRNTLQTQLTRLEAKGWLRHEDGEKVRHYSAAVPEKRGRGKILSELKERLFGGSGLSLVRCLVEEGGLSDAEIKELNDLIKDHRKGGKA
- a CDS encoding YbjN domain-containing protein, with the protein product MRPPSRQIQSVEDAFGRNGWHCEPVEGRDVLRAVFSAHHTRIEMVVQAYIPMNALAVMGEMPLPVSEEHQPYLLELLARANKTLNLGGFEYDLDRQRLVFRITNLFDRELYDADIVTSMVHCAVAELDRIAPYASTVIRTPEDLLDDLDIKRLLQREDFIPPVPGDEDDLP
- a CDS encoding M56 family metallopeptidase, yielding MNFPEHYLFNVALHATGLSILVFAAILFMRKPQRVAVAALSGLLAIAILPWFSAWRTGEKTAERSKSDRVSVSPAALPQWTVIRIPAARVQESAVAVKAKKPMALPSPDALLAYGWAAGGGVLLLGLGIASLRIVSWRRSLHPMDEEAWCRLSENLGDVPSRDSFRTSSGSGSPCVAGFFRPLIVVPAYLLEQDKERELRWALRHELRHWRGGDSRWTMILELIRAIHWWNPVVHLLIARWKITREFICDLSAAENDEDRSTYGEFLIAMASRQTSRNPLAVTMVRKQRLKALRARIVTILEATPGSGTPFEKGVLLSACCGLLGVALLISGVRVGSDLSTLSGAGEFGVVQDSPSGGMAFAEDEPNQAEGGLEKIVQVKVRMKVLVTTDELAANASVRTDAEMQLLMREAAQEKGAMLMTPPVVTMRAGEATMIEVVRENPAKPPWQPDAKNPGERPEGFAGWSYRLESQLEGQKLRVEARIGYGFVPGEHFALDVAAWEKGTERLEDEVNIEVAWDKLVHRKGAATGSLAPGDTMAISLGEVMPGHHGVVFITVTPVDVIGVEVPDFEAAGYELLPAIKGNLKVRGSLIEVNDDARASFGDGSISPAVVSILRETAMKMKETSKTPVIELPEVVIPSGEFRVPWDEVKELSFSAEFLGDASSANVKFRPMRTGFRGTDARGTPTAERLIPRSSAALLHVLPNEKGPQRMMILELDPAD
- a CDS encoding autotransporter-associated beta strand repeat-containing protein, which gives rise to MNRYVLHRAFLASSLVLSAQGATLWTGANSTDYNDALNWNPSTVPATTEAIEMSTGTAVRNGNLDRAALSTLSGDASLTIQNGRFLNGSGGTGDFQVNGGTLSQTGNYFIVSINQPASIVQTGGVVNSSIDRGWFMSDGGTSSGTYEIGGGSLNVVTSGSQTANNNFAVHIGKQSGDDALLVNGGSANFTATVANTRTYVSKGSRVEVNSGSLSFSGFRFISVGRDGDATTTSKMLINGGTVNVSGQAADGAVVIGNGNTGLISMGSGDFHLVNGPMWVGDGGAGGSYVQTGGTLMLDDGQIVVGRNGWGIFTLDGGTATARNIQLNRDDAMVNLNGGMLTVDGLGGSAPTRGTVNFNGTEIRPGANFFGGPFISNLTHAYIGEKGLKIEIADGQEASISQELAHSPEVGAHKDGGLTKKGPGTLLLDQPSSYNGPTKVEAGTLAMIYPTLDDRSTLNIASTATLDLYHAEVDTVRSVVIGSQTLATGVWGAPGSGAQHIHPNLAGYGFLNVTNGAAETAFESWILGTGLPAALTGADADGDSDGVANLIEFATGGNPTELTSPGVRVIVPQVQGGVLTIAARNGASFTAEGGRRIAEVDGIRYEVEGSTDLSNWDASVEEVTAVTTGVTVPAAGFALRSFRVAGASEGKSFLRLVVTQVP
- a CDS encoding cation:proton antiporter, whose translation is MAVILVVCRLVGLLAKKVGQPQVVGEMIAGVLIGPSLLGYFWPDLMSAIFTKESRGILYAGAQLGVGLYMFLVGLEFNTSHFRSRARSAACVSVAGMLVPFILGALLVLWLQHVPGIFSPKVRYFEGALFLGAAIAITAFPMLARIISERGLSGTSLGTLALAAGAIDDAAAWCVLAVVLATFGASQPLVVGGMTIGAEVVAIGGAALYGIVALTVGRKWLAGLGRRAEKAGEVSQPMMALVLALFCLAAWYADIIGVHAVFGGFILGIAMPRGVFADDIRKKIEPFAVVFLLPMFFTFSGLNTKLNVLMQPNLILVAVAILLASVLGKGVACWAAARLNGEDNATSLAVGTLMNARGLMELIIINIGLQRGIIGEALFSILVVMAIVTTLMTSPVFELVYGRKKREVAIPADAAGA